From Saprospiraceae bacterium, one genomic window encodes:
- the meaB gene encoding methylmalonyl Co-A mutase-associated GTPase MeaB, whose product MSLFCWFWDMANLDQVDEWVRKITARDRTVLARAITLIESSRKEDRDQAKTLIRTLRKLAKPKLRLAVTGPPGVGKSSMIEKLGMFLIQEGWKVAVLSIDPSSQIKGGSILGDKTRMQDLSKQENAFVRPSPSGQYYGGTSRYTRDIVLLLEAAGYDIIAIETVGVGQSEVGVFQMTDLGLILLQPGSGDELQSIKKGILEWADLFVITKADGATERLAQKAYSDMVHSFPPSVDGATLAKKVLLYSTEKEELTEVLAKYICASWEQIQHSGQLTQKRLFQEANDFILHWHEELKDVLLANKDIVNQLNTIKDGILDGSIDREEAFNLMIRFTFALCKKQ is encoded by the coding sequence TTGTCCCTATTTTGCTGGTTTTGGGATATGGCGAACTTGGATCAGGTAGACGAATGGGTAAGAAAGATTACTGCGCGAGACAGGACTGTTCTCGCCCGGGCCATTACTTTGATAGAATCTTCTAGAAAGGAGGATCGGGATCAAGCCAAAACCCTGATTAGGACATTGAGGAAGTTGGCTAAACCCAAACTTAGATTGGCCGTCACCGGACCTCCCGGAGTAGGTAAAAGTTCGATGATCGAAAAACTAGGAATGTTCCTTATTCAGGAAGGTTGGAAGGTCGCCGTGCTTAGTATTGATCCAAGTAGTCAGATAAAAGGTGGAAGTATATTGGGAGACAAAACCCGAATGCAGGATCTGTCAAAACAGGAAAACGCTTTTGTGAGACCAAGTCCTTCAGGACAGTATTACGGTGGGACTTCAAGGTATACCCGAGATATCGTTTTACTTTTGGAAGCTGCAGGATATGATATCATTGCCATTGAGACTGTTGGAGTTGGCCAATCAGAAGTGGGAGTTTTTCAAATGACGGATCTTGGGTTGATCCTATTACAACCAGGATCAGGAGACGAACTTCAAAGTATTAAAAAGGGCATTCTGGAATGGGCTGATCTTTTTGTCATCACCAAAGCCGATGGAGCTACTGAACGATTAGCCCAGAAGGCATATTCAGATATGGTTCATTCCTTTCCTCCTAGCGTAGATGGAGCCACATTGGCTAAAAAAGTTTTACTATATAGCACTGAAAAAGAAGAACTTACAGAGGTTTTGGCCAAGTACATTTGTGCAAGCTGGGAACAAATCCAACATTCCGGGCAATTGACTCAAAAGCGGTTATTCCAGGAAGCAAATGACTTTATTTTACATTGGCATGAGGAACTCAAAGATGTTTTATTGGCTAATAAAGATATTGTAAATCAATTAAATACAATTAAGGATGGTATTTTAGATGGCAGTATCGACAGAGAAGAAGCCTTCAATTTGATGATTCGTTTTACTTTTGCGCTCTGTAAAAAGCAGTAG